GGGATACAGAACGTGCAGCCAGGGAGCTGACCAGACATTTTGAGCAGCTCATGGAAGAATTGGAATTGAGAGAAGATTAAGCAGGACGTTATGTAAGAAATAGATGCAGTGAATGATCTGCGGCATAGCAGCAGGCAGTGACTTCAAAAAAGCGGGAGGTAAGTTGTGGAAGGACGAATTGGTAAGGGCGAAAAAAGAATTGACGCCTACGACAAAGTAACAGGGAAAGGCTTATTTGCCAGTGATTATGTCAATCAATACCCAGTTTTGGCACACATGAAGGCACTACGCAGCCCCTACGCCCATGCAAAGATTAAAAATCTTAATCTGAGCAAGGCCAGGGAGCTGGAGGGTGTCATTTATATTATGACGGGAGAGGAACCGGGTATTGATTGGGATCAATATCCCAAGGCATCCATTATTGCTAAGGATGAAGCTCTCTGGGCAGGGCAGATGATTGCTCTGGTTTGCGCAGAAACCTTGGAAATTGCAGACAAGGCCATTGAACTCATCAATGTGGAATATGAGAAATTGCCTGCAGTGCTGGATTACTATGCTGCAATCGAGCCCAATCCGGCTTCAGTGGTTGACCCGGAATACGAAACACGCCCCCTGGGATTCAGTGACAGACCGGGAGACCGGGCATCTAACCGTGTATCCCCCAATGTGGTGGGTGCATTCAAATTACACGCCGGTGATGTTCCCGCGGCCATGGAAAAAGCAGAAGTGATCGTGGAAGGAGAATTCTGGACGGGAAAGAAAACCGCCAGTCCTCTTGAATGTGCCAACGCCATCTGCCGCTATGACTCTGACGGCGGTATCACTTTGGTTTCAAACGGCGCCGGTGTTCACGGCGTTATCAAGCAGGGAATCTGCAGAATCCTGAAACTGAAGGAAAGCCATGTCCGGGTCATCCAGCCTTATATGGGGGGAAGCTTCGGTTCACGGTTGAATCCCTATGTGGAAATCATCACGGCCTTAATGTGCCTAAGAACCAAAAGAACCGTGTCCTTCCAGTTCAACCGGGAAGAAATGTTTGTAGGAGCACCCTCCAATTGGCCCTGCATTACAAAGGTGAAGCTGGGTGCAATGAAGGACGGAACCCTCATCGCCAATGATTATTATCTGGCGGAAGAAATCGGCGCTTGCCTGAACAATACCTTTTTCAGCGGGAGGCTCTCATCCTCCGGTGTTCTCCCGGTTTACCGGATGCCCAATCTGAGAATGGATACCTGTGCGGTAGCTACCAATACGGTGCCTGCAGCGGAATATCGCGGACTCGGCTGCCCGGAATCGGAATTCGGAATCGAGTGCCTTGTGAATCAGCTTGCAGATGAACTGGGCATGAGCCCGGTGGAATTTCGGATGAAGAATATCATCGACAAAGGCGAAAGAGACCCCCACGGTGAAGTCATCACCAGTATCGGACTGAAGAAATGTCTGCAAAGCGTCGCCGATGCAATACAGGTTGATGAGACACCGGAGCAGGATATGGGTGTATGGAAAAAAGGCCGCGGCTGTGCTGTTGGAGGAAAGCAGAACACTCCACTGGGACGTTCTGAAGCAGAAGTCTGGTATAACAGTGACGGCAGTATCCAGCTCTTTGTCAGCTGCGACGAAAACGGCATGGGAGCAACGACAGCCCTGGCGCAGATCGCTGCCCACGAATTCGGCGTATCCGTTTCGGAGGTTAAGGTTACAAAAGGCGACACTGCCATAACGCCATATGACAATTATTCAGCGTCCAGCCGTACCACTTACAATACGGGAAATGCAGTGAAACTGGCATGCGAAGACGCCATCGGAAAACTAAAAATCGAAGTGGCCAGAGTTTACGGAATCCATCCTTCCAAGGTTGAGATCAAGGGAAAGAAAGCAATTCTGGCAGGATCGTACGTTCAGGAAGTGGAGATTCCGCCGTTGTTCCAGCCGACGTCCATGTTTACGCAAGGCAATTGGGGGCTTCAGAAGGGGACTCCAGTGATTGGACACGGATTATTCTGTCCGGCTCCCATCCATCAGTGGGATGAAAATGGTCTGTCCGACCGTGTTTGGAATTGGTTCCAGTATTCTGCAGCAGCAGTGGAAGTAGCGGTAAACGAAGAAACCGGCCAGGTTAAAGTTCTTAAAGTAGCCTCCTCGGCAGATACCGGAAATCCTATCAATCCGAAGCTGGTTGAGGTGCAGATTGAAGGCGGTGTACATATGGCAATCGGCTTTTCTGTCAATGAGGAGCACCTTTTCAATGAAGACGGAAAGATTGCAAACGCAAATTTCAGTGATTACCGGCTTCCGACGATTCTGGATATGCCTACGAGTGAGAATGTCCATGCGTTTATTAATCCTGATCCGCTGCCTGACGGTCCTTACGGTGCAAAGGGAATGGCTGAATCCATTACGATTCCTGTGGGTCCGGCAATCGCACATGCAATTTACAAGGCAGTAGGCGTTAGAGTAAACGGCTATCCAATGACGGCTGAGCGCATTTTAGCACTGATTCAGGAGAAGAAGGCAAAGGAGGCAGCGGAATAACATGAAAAGAATGGAAATTAATATTACAGTCAACGGCAGAAAGCATGAATTATACGTAAGCCCCGACAGAACGCTGCTGGAGGTTCTCAGGGAAGAGCTGAATCTTACTGGTACAAAAAAGGGCTGTGACGACTCCAACTGTGGTGTCTGCACCGTTTTGTTCGACGGCATGGCGGTCAAAAGCTGTACTATGCTTATCCCTCAGGCCAACGGGCATTCCGTCACCACCATCGAAGGATTGGAACGGGAAAACAGCCTGCATCCGCTGCAGCAGTCCTTTATCGATCATTTTGCTGTACAGTGCGGCTTTTGTACGCCAGGAATGATCCTCACAGCCAAAGCAATCCTGGATGAAAATCCAGGTGCAACGGAAGAGGACATCAGAGAAGGACTTCATGGGAACGTCTGCCGTTGTGTGGGCTACAAGAAGGTCGTGGAATCCATTGAGGCGGTACGGGACGGCGAATATGCGGAAAGCTGCGGGGAGGTATAGATCATGCGTTTTGAACAATATTTTGAACCCAAAACAACGGAAGAGTGTATCCGTTTGTTGGAGGAATATGGAGCCGATGGTAAAATTCTTGCCGGGGGTACTGATCTGGTTCCAAGGCTGAAGAATAAAATCTGGAAACCCCAGGCTGTGATCGGAATCGGCAGTTTGCCTGATATCGATATGATAAAGGTTGATCAAAACGGACTGGAATTGGGAGCCGGAGCAAAGCTGAGAAAGATCTCTATGGATCCATCTCTTGCGAAGGATTATAAAGTCATTATGGAAGCTGCCGGAAATGTTTCCTCCATGCAGGTCAGAAACGTTGCGACCATCGGGGGCAATGCCTGCAATGCATCCCCCAGCGCCGACGCCATTCACGGTTTGATCGTCATGGGAGCAAAGGCGGTGATCGCAGGACCGCAAGGAATCCGGGAGGTTGCTGTGGAGAATCTGTTCACAGGTCCGGGTAAAACCGTGCTGACTCGAGGGGAATTTCTGCTAAAATTCCTAATTCCTGCACCAAAAGCCGGAACGGGAGCAGTCTATAAGAAATTTGCTATTCGGGGCGATACGGATATCTCCATTGTTGGTGTGGGCTGCGGTATTACCCTGAAGGATGATGACACCATTGAAGCGGTATGCATCTCCCTTTCTGCGGTGGCACCGACACCGATCCGCGCGGCGGAAGCGGAGAAGCTGCTTCTGGGCAAGAAGCTCACCGACGAATTGCTTGATCTGGCAGCGGAGACTGCAGAAAATAATTGTACCCCTATTACTGACCAGCGGGCTACGGCAGCGTACCGCAAGGAAATGGTACGCGTATGGACCCGTCATGCAGTAAAAGAGGCGGCAGAAAGAGCCAAATCAGTCTGAGCAACAGTGAATGCAGGCTGAGTGACAATCAATAAGGAACGAAGAGGAGATCGTCAATATGCGAATGTTAACACCAAATGTATACGTTGAAACGGAAATCAGAGGTTGTAATCCAAGTATTGTCCTTACAAAAGAAGGCTCGGTCTTCATCGATACGGCACAATGGATTTCGACTTTACTGGAAATGAAAAAATTTGCTGAAGAGAAAGGGCCGATCAAATATCTGATCAATACGGAAGGGCATATTGACCACATCTTCGGCAATCACTGGTTTGCTGGTGTGGCTCCTGTCATCGGCCATGAAAAACTCAACGACCTTTTCTGGACTGTAGCGGGAGAGCTGGATTGCTATGATTACAGCTTAGATGTCATACAGCGTCAGGATCAAGATTTTCTGCACCTGATGCCTTCCAGAGAAGATTATATTGTAAACAGGCCCCAGATTACTTTTGGCGATCATATGACGCTGAAACTGGGAGACCATACCTTCGAGCTGTACCACACACCGGGACATTCTCCGTCTCAGATTTGTGTTTATGTTCCGGAAGAGCGGGTTGCATTTACTGGAGATACCTTGTTTTCCAATTGCCAGACCTGGCTGCATTCTGCGGAGATTGATCTTTTGCTAGGTACATTGAACTTTTTAGAAACCCTTGATGTTGACTGGTTCGTGCCCGGTCACGGTCCTGTGGTAGGAAAAGAATTCATTCGGGAGCAGAGAGCCTTTATCTATGAGTGGATTGCTGCGGTAGCAAAAGGAATCCGGCAGGGGTGGTCTTTGGAGGAATGCATCCAAAATATCAATTTTATAGACCGTTTCCCCGTGGATATCGGACAGGAAGAGATGATGGAGTACATACAGAGAACCAACGTTGTAAAATGCTACAACTACCTGATGAATCAGCAGAAGTAACAAAACAGTAATATGACGGAACAATGATTTGAAATAAACAGAGAAGCCCCCTGAGAGAATCGGCGGAATGTATCAAAAAAGAGAGAGCCTGACGGCATCTCTCTCGTTATGAAAACGTGAACCATTCACAATTTTAAAGATTGATATTTCGCTTGATTTCCAAGGGGGTCTTTTTTGAAGCCGTATTTTTATACAGATCAAACTGGTAGGTGCATTTATCTGCCCGGGTTACAGAAGTTGTATATTCAAAGGCAAACCCTGAGTTCAGATAAGAAACGCGCTTGATCTTATACCCGGCGCTTCTGGGCTTGGATTCCAGCAGTTCCGCCTCTTTCCGGGACAGGATGATTGCGTCAAGGGATTCTTTGGCATGATACATTTCAAGATGGTAGGTATCTGTGAGAATCCGATAAAGGGAGTTCTTATTAAAATCGTAAGACTCAATTTTGCTGCAAAGGTAGTAGGGGATATATGTGCGCTCCCAGAGGATAGGCTCGTCGTTGGCAAGCCGCAGACGTTCCAGATAAAACACCGGAGTCTGAGGCGTGGGAAGCTTCAAAATCTCAGCAATCTCCTCGGGGCATGTCTTAAGCACTTCGGATTTTAGCACCTTCGAACAGGGTGCCGCCCCCACGGTTTTCATGTCCTCGGTAAAGTTGTAGAGGTGATTCATATTGCGTTTGATTTTCATATTGGCAATAAAGGTGCCTTTGCCCCGATACCGGACGAGAAGCCCTTCCTCAACCAGTTGATTCATGGACTGCCTTACGGTGGTTCGGCTGATATTCAGGATTTCGCAAAGGCTGTTTTCCGCAAACATCATATCCCCGGGCTGTAAAACCCCGTTTTGGATCTGAATCCGCAGGTAAGCAGCCAGCTGGAGATACAGAGGTACCGCTGATGACTCAGAAAAACGAAAGGTATTTTTAAAATATTCAATATCCATAAGAAAAATCTCCTAAATTATATTTTGATTTCAGGATGCTCCAAGGCGTGTCCGAACCAAAGAACGAGAAAATCCTTTAATTCCTGAAGTCCGGGGCTCTTGGCATGGCGGACATAAAATCCGGAGGAGGCACATCCCAGGCAGAGACAGTCTGTAAAGGATAAATCACGGATCAGGCCGTACAAAAATCCAGCGTTGAAATTGTCGCCTGCACCTGTCGTAAGTTTCGGTTCTCTGCAGTACGGTCCCATGACCTCACAGTATTCATTATCATGCAGGCAGCAAGCCCGATCCACGAGGTGAATCACCGTACAGAAGAGGGGAAGGCAAGTGGATAGATATTCCAAAAGTTCCCTTGTGTCTGCACACCGGTAGTCGGGAATTTCCTTGCCCAGTACCTCACAGATTTCACACGCTTCCTTTAAATTCATACTCAGTGTAACACGAAATCCTGCTTCCGTAAATTTCATTATATAGGATAGAGCGGTTTGCAGATCTTCCTGGGTACGTTTTTCCGGATCAGCCAGATCAAAAAAGGCAGATTTCTCAGCAGCAGAAATGTTCGGCGCCACTTGCTTGAGAAACTCGCGAAAGATCTGGTTCATGCCGACGATCATGGACCAATTTGAAAAAACCAGATGGCTGCAATCCTCAAAAATACGGATGAGTTCCGTCAGGGAGCATCGGTTTAGGATCGTTTCCCAAGTGATAGAATTCAGCGCAGAAAGTTTGGAAGCGATGATCTTACCGTCGTTAAATTCCAAGGCATCTGTAGCAGCCGGAGGTGCCAGACCAATCAGCTTCCTGCAGCGGGTAAGCCCATGGAAGACCGGGTCCGGCTCGGGATAACCAATCGCTCCCATATAGGTTACATCCACTTCGTAATTTAACAGAGCATTTGCTAGAATTGGGCCGTTGCCACCCATTTTAACCTGCTGGCTTACCAGTTCAATGTTTGTGCTCATACCGCTTCCGCGAGCGATCCTGTCTGCGTAAGCCTGTATCGTAGGGATCCTTTTATAGGAGTCGGATTGATAGCGGATATCAACGACGTGAATAATTTCATCCACGAAACCGTCGAAGCCCACAAACACTTTTTGAGGGTTTACGGTATGCTCTAATGAATTGCACAGCGTCGACAAAGATGATGGTAAGGAGTTACTGTTTTCCAGATCCATGATGGCCCTCCGTTATATGTAATAATTGTATGATACATTTTATAAATCGCATTATATCGTTGTTTATAGAAAAAATCAAGAAAAAATGCATTGACAAAAATTATTTAATACTATATTTTAAATGTATCATACATTACATACATAATGTCTGGATGTAAGGACATCGGTAAAGGAGAACGAATATGAAACCAAGTAAAAAGGCAAGTGAAATGACGGCCAAGGAATTAGCCAGCTATATCGATTACTCTGTGCTGAAACCGGAATTTACGGAACAGGAGATTATCGATCTGACAAAGGATGGGGTGCGGTTAGGCTGCGCGACCATCTGTATTAATCCGGGTTATATTGGGTTGTGCGAGCCATATGTCAAGGAAAGTGAAACAATGCTCTGCCCGGTTTGTGATTTTCCATTCGGAACAAGTACGACAGAGTCCAAGGTAGGTCAGATTGAGATTGTTGCAGGGTATGATTCCGTAAAGGAAGTTGATATTGTTGCAAACTTCGGATGGATCAGAGGGGGTCTGTATGACAAGGTTACAGAGGATATCCGGGCTTGTGCTGATGCGGCTCATAAATACGGCAGAAAGCTGAAAGTAATTTTTGAAACCGACGCCTTAACAGAAGATCAGGTCAGAAAAGCCTGCCGCTGTGCAGTGGAAGCCGGAGCAGACTTTGTAAAAACCAGTACAGGGTTTCTCACCGGGTTTGAAGCCCACGGAGCAACGCCGGAAATTATCAAAGTGATGATGGAGGAAGTCGGTGACAGGTGTAAGGTGAAAGGCAGCGGCTGTATTCGGACCCGAGAACATTTTCTCCAGCTCATCGACATGGGAATCGACAGAATGGGAGTGGGTTACAAATCAGTTCCTGTTGTTTTGGATGAAAATAAGGAACCAGTTTCCAATGATACTTATTAAACTTTTTTAAAATGGCTTTCAACCTTATGTTTGTTGCGGCTCCAAAGAGTAAGTTAGAATGTGAACTTGAAAGGGGAAGAATCTATGAAAAAGATCAAGGCTGCAGTTGCCGGTATGGGCTTTATCGGCACTGCTCACGTTGAGGCGCTGAGAAGGCTGAACAATGTGGAAGTTACAGCGGTTTGCGGGAGCAAACGGTTCACTGCGGCAAAGGCCGAAGCACTTGGCGTTGAAACCTATTGCAGTGATTACAAAGATATTCTGGAAAACCCGGAAATCGACGCGGTACATATCTGTACGCCAAATTATCTCCATTACCAGATGGCCAAGGATGCTTTGAATGCAGGCAAACATGTTATTTGTGAAAAGCCGCTGACAACCACCAGAGAAGAAGCCTTAGAGCTGCTGGCTTTGGCCAAAGAGAAGGGCCTTGTTAATGCCACCAACTTCAATATCAGATTTTATCCTTTGATGCATCAGCTAAAAGCCATGGTGGACAGAGGAGACATGGGTGATCTCTTCTCCGTCAATGGCTCTTATCTCCAGGACTGGCTCTTTTACGATACGGACTACAACTGGAGACTGGAGCCTGAACAGTCGGGCGAATCAAGGGCCATCGCAGATATTGGATCCCACTGGATGGATCTCATTGAATTTGTAACAGGATTAAAGGTGACCGAGGTATTTGCCGATTTTGCGACCTTTCATCAGGTTAGAAAAAAGCCATTGAAACCCGTTGACACCTACTCTGGGAAGCTGCTGACTCCAGAGGATTATCAGGATGTACCTATCAATACCGAAGATTATGCAACGGTGATGATGCGGTTTGATAATGGGGGAAGAGGTGTCATGACAGTAAGTCAGGTATTTGCCGGAAAGAAAAATTGCCTGTCCTTTGATCTGGCAGGCTCTAAGAAATCCGCTTCGTGGGTTTCCGAACGCCCCAATGAAATATGGATTGGCCGAAGGGATACCGCCAATGAATCTCTGCTGAAAGATCCTTCTATTCTGTACCCTGAAGCCAGTGCATTGATCCACTATCCAGGAGGTCACAATGAAGGCTTCCCGGATACCTTTAAACAAAACTTTATTAAGATCTATCAAGCCATTGCTGAGAAGTCAGGCATAGAGCATGCCGGAGAACAGACGAGAGATCAGGCAGCAGATCAAGCCGAGGAACAGACTGGAAATCTGGCTGCAGATCATGCTGAATATCCTACCTTTGAAGCAGGCTTGAGAGAAATTCATCTCTGTGAGAAGATCATTGAAAGCAATAAAAAGGGTGGCTGGATAAAGCTGTAGGATAGAACAGGCGGTTGAAGATCAAGCGGATGAAGATCAAGCGGATGAAGATCAAAAGGATAACGATCATGCAGTTAAAATAACCGAAAGAACCAGATGTGAAAGGAGCGAAATGATGAAGTTAGGTTTGGTAAGTGCCATACTGGCAGGATTAAGCTTTGAAGAGGTTGTTGATTTTGCGGCGGAGAAGGGATTCTCTTGTCTTGAAATGATGTGCTGGCCGGTGGGAAAGGCGGAGAGAAGATATGCAGGGGTAACCCATATCGATGTGTCAGATATCAGTGAAGAAAGAATTCATTACATAAAAGACTATATGAATGAAAGAGGTGTGGAAATCTCCGCCCTTGGTTATTATCCTAATCCAATGGATCCGGATCAGGAGAAAAGTGATTTTTACGTTGCCCATATTAAGAAGATGATTGTTGCTGCAGAAAAGCTGGGGGTCAAGACGATTTGTACCTTCATCGGCAGGGATAAGAATAAAAATGTAGAGGAGAACTTTGAGAAGTTCAAGGAAATCTGGCCTCCTATTATTCGCTTTGCAGAGGAACACGATGTTAAGGTCGCCATTGAAAACTGCGCAATGTATTTTTCCTATGATGAATGGCCCGGCGGTGTCAACCTTGCTTCCTCTCCGGCAATTTGGAGAAGAATGTTTGCTGAGATCCCAAGCGATCATTTTGGACTCAATTATGATCCGTCCCATCCCCTTTGGATGCAGATGGATTATATCAAGCCGGTCTACGAATTTAAGGATAAGCTGTTCCATATCCATATCAAAGATGCAAAGGTGTTTCAAGACAAGCTGGATGATGTGGGCATCATGGCGACTCCACTTGAGTTCCATTCGCCCAAACTTCCGGGTCTAGGTGATGTGAACTGGGGCAGATTCATTTCTGCACTTACAGATGTTAAATACAAGGGATATGCTTGCATTGAAGTGGAAGATAAGTCCTTTGAAGACTCTCTTGATGATATCAAAGACTCCATCATACTCAGCAAGAGGTATATGGATCAGTTTATTCTTTAGATCTAAGGGCATTTCGGCATTGGGATCGCAATGCTTTTCTGTGCAGAGGGGGTAACATTGGATCTGATTGAAAATATAATCGATTATATATAAATAATTCTTGAATAAACGAGAAGTTGTGGTAAAATGTTATTAAAACAAATCATAATCGATTATATATAAATTGGCGACTCCGATTCTCATATTATCCTACGTCTCACATGATCCTACATTTTCATATTATCCGATGAAAGACCTTGACCTATCGTTTGGTAATCTTGATACCATATGGCTCAGGATTTCAAAATAAACAGATAACAATAATAAATGAGGAGGCAAATGTATGAAAAGAAAAGGAACCAAGCTTATCGCTCTGGCACTGGTGACATTGCTCATGAGCATCACCTTGCTCACAGGCTGCGGCGGAGCTGCACCAGAGGAATCATCCGGTCAGGATGGCGCAAAAGACCTTCCAACAGTTGGTATCACAACAGGATCATCTGGGACATCCTGGCGTAATATCATGATTGATGCGTTAGAGCAGGTTGGTACAGAGTATAAGGATGCCGGTAAAATTGCCGATTACAAAATTGTGAACAATGTGAACAACGGCGATGCAACAGAACAGGCTAACATCATACGTGATTTCATTTCACAGGGTGTTAACATCATACTCGTGAATCCCAATTCACCCGATGCATTAAACGGTGTTATTAAGGAAGCCCAGGATGCGGGAATCCTAGTACTTGCTTTTGATGCGACTGTAACTGCCCCTGATGTTGTAAATGTAACCCTTGATCATTACGCTTGGAATGAGAAGAACGTTCAGTTCATCGCAGATGCCATCGGCGGAAAAGGAAATGTGATTCAGGTCTATGGTCTTGACGGACATCCGGCGAACAATGAACGAATCCAGGCAACGGATGATGTTCTGGAGAGCTATCCTGATATCAAGATGATCGCAAGCACCTCCGGCGGGTGGGATCAGACAAAGGCTAAGGAAGTAACAACACAGATCATCGGCTCCGGACAGCAGATCGATGGGGTCATTACGCAGGACAGCATGGGCTTCGGCGTATTATCTGCATTCCAGGATGCAGGAAAGCTTCCTAAGGTAATGTTTGGTGATCCCGGAACGGCCTTCTTCAAAGAATGGAAAAAGCTTCGTGATGCAGGCGCTGACTTCAAAGCCTGTGCACAGCCCAATCCTCCGGGCATCGGCGGTACCGGGTTCAGAATCGCGTTGAATCTTTATAATGGTAAAGAATTCAGAGAAGGCCTCCTTGACGGCACTACATACTTCTATCAGGTCAGCTCATTCTATACCGACGAAAACTTTGACGAAGCATGGGAAATGTTAAAAGATAAGCCGGACGATTACCTTCTGAGCGAAATCATGCCTCAGGATAAGGTAGATGAACTGTTCCAGGATCCGATAACAGAATAAGAGAAAACGATTTGATTTTAGGAGGCAGGATATCCCTGCCTCCCTACCCTCCTTGTCAAAGGAGGGTAAATTATTCTGATCACAATGATACCTATGAGCTATTTTCGATTGATAAAGTGAATGAAAGTTGGGTGGAACTCGAATGATTTTGGAAGTTAAGGGAATCAGAAAATGTTTCGGCGGAGTGGTTGCCCTTTCTGATGGGAATCTTGTATGCCGGAGGGGAAGGATAACCGGGCTCCTTGGGGCGAACGGTTCCGGAAAAAGCACTATTTCAAAGATCATTACCGGCGTTTATAGTGCCGATTGCGGTGAAATCAATTACAACGGACAGTGTGTAAAATATAAAAACCCAAACGAGGCCAGGCAGGACGGAATCGCCATGGTTTTCCAGAACCTGAGTCTGGTGCCGGATTTGACGGTATGGCAAAATATCGTTTTGGGCGCGGAGCAGAAGAAAGGACTTGGGCTGGATAATCAATGCGCAAAAGAGCAATCTGAAGCCATCATTCATAAGCTGCAGCCGGGTCTTGATATCAGCAAGAAAGTAAACCAGCTCAATCCTGGTGAAATGCAAATTGTGGAAATTGCAAAGGCGATTTCGGCAAACCCCAGGCTGCTCATCCTTGACGAACCCACAGCAGCCCTGGAACAGGCTCAGGTAAAAAATCTTTTTGCTTATATGCGGGAGCTTGCAGAACAGGGTGTGTCCATGATTTTTACCTCTCACAGAATGTGGGAAGTTATGGAGATATGCGATGACGTCATCATCTTCAGAAACGGAGAAAATGTAGCGGGAATTGATTTTCATGAAGAAGGTAAAGATGCCGAAAAGATCATTGGTTATATCACGGGTGATACAAAAAAAGAAGAATGTCAGATTGGAGACAGACAGATAGACGGAGAAACCGTTTTAAGCATAAAGGGAATGAACTACGGCAAGATGCTGAAGAACATATCTTTTGATTTGAGAGCAGGAGAGGTTCTCGGAATCGGCGGATTGGCAGGTCAGGGACAGAATGAACTGCTGCTGGCACTTGCGGGTGCTTACCCGGAACTGAAATGTGATGCTGAAATCAAGGGGCGGAGGGTCAAGCTTACGAAGCCGGTCAATGCTGTGAGAAACAGTATTCTCCTTGTGCCGGGGGATCGGCAGCTGGAAGGGCTCTTTCTCAAGGATTCTGTCTATAAGAATACGATCTTTCCCAAACTTGCCCTGAAGCGGCAGCCGATCTTTACACCTGATAAAAAATACAGACAGGAATGTGAACAGATGGTCAAGTCCCTTTCTGTAAAGACCCACAATATTGACACTGCTGTGGGAACCCTTTCCGGCGGAAACCAGCAAAAGGTCGTTGTGGGAAAATGGCTTTCTTTTGATATCAATGTGCTGCTTCTTGCAGACCCTGCCAAGGGCGTGGATATCGGAGCCAAACGGGATCTTTATCAATATATCACAGACATGGTCAGGGAAAAGAATACCAGTGTTATTCTGTACGCCAGCGACAGCGAAGAACTGATCCAGTATTGTGACAGGGTTCTGATCATGTACGAAGGGCAGATTGTGGAAAGCCTTGAAGGATGCGATATCAATGAAGATGCCATCGTATCGGCTTCCATGTGCATCAATAAAGCCAAGGAGGTAGGCTAGATGATTCAGATCAAAAAGCTACTCGAAATCGAAAACATAAAGAAAATCGTTATGAAGCAGGAGTTTTCAAGTATGTTGATCCTGCTTGTAATGTTTGTGATTACAGCAGTACTGCAGAATAATTTCTTTGAACGCGGATCGATCATCAGAAACATCAATGCGTTTGCGCCTCTGATTTTACTGGCCATGGGACAGGCGGTAGTGATTCTTTCCGGCGCGCTTGATCTGTCTGCGGGGGCTGCTTTATCTCTTCAGACTTGTATCCTGACCTTTGTCATGAAACAGGCAGATCCCGTTACGGGCGTGTATGCACTCATCCTCTCTTTTATTGCGGCGGTACTGATCGGCGTGATCAACGGCATTGGAATCGGATATCTCAGAATTCCTCCCGTGATCATCACCTTCGCTACTTCGTACATATGGCTTGGTATCGCGCTGTTCATCAGACCGACACCGGGAGGAGAGGCGGTGAATTGGTTTAAGATCTTTTATGATGCAAAATCTGCAGAGGGCATTCCTGCGCTGATCA
This genomic window from Clostridiales bacterium contains:
- a CDS encoding xanthine dehydrogenase family protein molybdopterin-binding subunit, which translates into the protein MEGRIGKGEKRIDAYDKVTGKGLFASDYVNQYPVLAHMKALRSPYAHAKIKNLNLSKARELEGVIYIMTGEEPGIDWDQYPKASIIAKDEALWAGQMIALVCAETLEIADKAIELINVEYEKLPAVLDYYAAIEPNPASVVDPEYETRPLGFSDRPGDRASNRVSPNVVGAFKLHAGDVPAAMEKAEVIVEGEFWTGKKTASPLECANAICRYDSDGGITLVSNGAGVHGVIKQGICRILKLKESHVRVIQPYMGGSFGSRLNPYVEIITALMCLRTKRTVSFQFNREEMFVGAPSNWPCITKVKLGAMKDGTLIANDYYLAEEIGACLNNTFFSGRLSSSGVLPVYRMPNLRMDTCAVATNTVPAAEYRGLGCPESEFGIECLVNQLADELGMSPVEFRMKNIIDKGERDPHGEVITSIGLKKCLQSVADAIQVDETPEQDMGVWKKGRGCAVGGKQNTPLGRSEAEVWYNSDGSIQLFVSCDENGMGATTALAQIAAHEFGVSVSEVKVTKGDTAITPYDNYSASSRTTYNTGNAVKLACEDAIGKLKIEVARVYGIHPSKVEIKGKKAILAGSYVQEVEIPPLFQPTSMFTQGNWGLQKGTPVIGHGLFCPAPIHQWDENGLSDRVWNWFQYSAAAVEVAVNEETGQVKVLKVASSADTGNPINPKLVEVQIEGGVHMAIGFSVNEEHLFNEDGKIANANFSDYRLPTILDMPTSENVHAFINPDPLPDGPYGAKGMAESITIPVGPAIAHAIYKAVGVRVNGYPMTAERILALIQEKKAKEAAE
- a CDS encoding (2Fe-2S)-binding protein, giving the protein MKRMEINITVNGRKHELYVSPDRTLLEVLREELNLTGTKKGCDDSNCGVCTVLFDGMAVKSCTMLIPQANGHSVTTIEGLERENSLHPLQQSFIDHFAVQCGFCTPGMILTAKAILDENPGATEEDIREGLHGNVCRCVGYKKVVESIEAVRDGEYAESCGEV
- a CDS encoding xanthine dehydrogenase family protein subunit M — its product is MRFEQYFEPKTTEECIRLLEEYGADGKILAGGTDLVPRLKNKIWKPQAVIGIGSLPDIDMIKVDQNGLELGAGAKLRKISMDPSLAKDYKVIMEAAGNVSSMQVRNVATIGGNACNASPSADAIHGLIVMGAKAVIAGPQGIREVAVENLFTGPGKTVLTRGEFLLKFLIPAPKAGTGAVYKKFAIRGDTDISIVGVGCGITLKDDDTIEAVCISLSAVAPTPIRAAEAEKLLLGKKLTDELLDLAAETAENNCTPITDQRATAAYRKEMVRVWTRHAVKEAAERAKSV
- a CDS encoding MBL fold metallo-hydrolase translates to MRMLTPNVYVETEIRGCNPSIVLTKEGSVFIDTAQWISTLLEMKKFAEEKGPIKYLINTEGHIDHIFGNHWFAGVAPVIGHEKLNDLFWTVAGELDCYDYSLDVIQRQDQDFLHLMPSREDYIVNRPQITFGDHMTLKLGDHTFELYHTPGHSPSQICVYVPEERVAFTGDTLFSNCQTWLHSAEIDLLLGTLNFLETLDVDWFVPGHGPVVGKEFIREQRAFIYEWIAAVAKGIRQGWSLEECIQNINFIDRFPVDIGQEEMMEYIQRTNVVKCYNYLMNQQK
- a CDS encoding GntR family transcriptional regulator, translated to MDIEYFKNTFRFSESSAVPLYLQLAAYLRIQIQNGVLQPGDMMFAENSLCEILNISRTTVRQSMNQLVEEGLLVRYRGKGTFIANMKIKRNMNHLYNFTEDMKTVGAAPCSKVLKSEVLKTCPEEIAEILKLPTPQTPVFYLERLRLANDEPILWERTYIPYYLCSKIESYDFNKNSLYRILTDTYHLEMYHAKESLDAIILSRKEAELLESKPRSAGYKIKRVSYLNSGFAFEYTTSVTRADKCTYQFDLYKNTASKKTPLEIKRNINL